One genomic region from Granulicatella adiacens ATCC 49175 encodes:
- a CDS encoding tetratricopeptide repeat protein → MTTVIKEIQQALEEQDIEKVYESYHRFFDHFDPENDLQEMADLATYSVSIGFYEEAKRALLRLTEVEPDEAIWTILLAEILVAEGETDQALSILYDIPETDPDYPSVLVVQSEAYREEGDFDLAEKKLLKAKDLEQDEAIIDFYLGTLLFEAGSFERSAFFLERFLKQNPEETGEEERAQELYVEATLRMGNKEPLEQFIGEESIDGLSSDLLTQMASYESIEGNYEKSLEYYMELLEREPENSDVTLNVIQCLLILKRDEEAKCYAKKWIAFDELNDEAHRILGQIEIATGNQQEGLLELKEAVNLNNDSILNVTSYVEALNDEEEYEDSIEFLKSLETKEDAVILYLFAKTYEAMEEYSEAFTNYQKAYEAGESSLEFYEDYIRFMIEEGRKEQAKVVLQEALKLDPFNPEFIRYSFIFEE, encoded by the coding sequence ATGACTACAGTAATTAAAGAGATACAACAAGCTTTAGAAGAACAAGATATTGAAAAAGTATATGAATCTTATCATCGATTTTTTGATCATTTTGACCCAGAAAATGACCTTCAAGAGATGGCGGACTTGGCAACATATTCTGTATCCATCGGGTTCTATGAAGAAGCAAAACGAGCTCTGTTACGACTTACAGAAGTTGAACCAGATGAAGCGATTTGGACGATTTTACTAGCTGAAATTTTAGTTGCTGAAGGTGAAACAGACCAAGCGTTATCGATTCTGTATGATATTCCAGAAACAGATCCAGACTATCCAAGTGTATTGGTGGTACAATCAGAAGCATATCGTGAAGAAGGGGACTTTGATTTAGCAGAGAAAAAACTCTTAAAAGCAAAAGATTTGGAACAGGACGAAGCTATCATTGATTTCTACTTAGGAACATTATTATTTGAAGCGGGTAGTTTCGAACGTAGCGCCTTTTTCTTAGAGCGTTTCTTAAAGCAAAATCCAGAGGAAACTGGGGAAGAGGAACGTGCACAAGAATTGTATGTTGAAGCAACTTTGAGAATGGGAAATAAAGAGCCCTTAGAGCAATTTATTGGGGAAGAGAGTATTGACGGGCTATCAAGTGATTTACTCACTCAAATGGCTTCGTATGAGTCTATTGAGGGCAACTACGAAAAATCTCTCGAGTACTATATGGAACTTCTAGAACGTGAACCTGAAAATAGTGACGTGACACTAAACGTAATTCAATGTCTCTTAATCTTAAAACGTGATGAGGAAGCAAAATGCTATGCTAAGAAATGGATTGCTTTTGATGAATTGAACGATGAAGCACATCGTATTCTTGGACAAATTGAAATTGCAACAGGGAATCAACAGGAAGGATTACTTGAATTAAAAGAAGCCGTAAACTTAAATAATGATTCAATTCTCAATGTGACAAGCTATGTTGAAGCATTGAATGATGAAGAAGAATATGAGGACAGTATTGAGTTTCTAAAGAGTCTAGAAACAAAAGAAGATGCAGTTATTCTTTACTTGTTTGCGAAAACTTATGAAGCAATGGAAGAGTACAGTGAAGCATTCACGAACTATCAAAAAGCTTATGAAGCAGGGGAAAGTTCCTTAGAATTCTATGAAGATTACATTCGATTTATGATTGAAGAAGGAAGAAAGGAACAAGCAAAAGTAGTTTTACAAGAAGCTTTGAAATTAGATCCGTTTAATCCAGAGTTTATTCGTTATTCATTTATTTTTGAAGAATAG
- a CDS encoding HU family DNA-binding protein, with protein sequence MANKAELVDRVAKKTQLTKKDVSATVEALFETIQEALKAGEKVQVIGFGNFEVRERAARKGRNPQTGKEIKIKASKVPAFKAGKALKDAVKK encoded by the coding sequence ATGGCTAACAAAGCAGAATTAGTAGATCGCGTTGCTAAAAAAACGCAATTAACAAAGAAAGATGTTTCAGCAACAGTTGAAGCTTTATTCGAAACAATTCAAGAGGCTTTAAAAGCAGGTGAAAAAGTTCAAGTTATCGGATTTGGTAACTTTGAAGTTCGCGAACGCGCTGCTCGTAAAGGACGTAACCCTCAAACAGGTAAAGAAATTAAAATCAAAGCTTCTAAAGTTCCAGCATTCAAAGCTGGTAAAGCTCTTAAAGATGCAGTTAAAAAATAA
- a CDS encoding RecQ family ATP-dependent DNA helicase: protein MDPILNRFGYDAFREGQKEIITALEEGHDAIAILPTGNGKSFIYQYIGIKENCRVVIVSPLIALMVDQVASLKQMGIHKAVAITSLMTEAEKNYILNTLKEYQFIFVSPEMLQAPRFFKQLSKLEIGLLVVDEAHCISQWGYDFRSDYLFIGKMRKSLGSPRTLALTATATTQVIHDIYTFLGLNKEETTYFQGHAFLKNREIDVISVEGLRSKMLSELLKRVEYPCIVYASTIKEIEGLKGSLQEEGFTKIDTFHSKRHSSDRQTIQQKFFRGEINILLATSAFGMGINQSNIRTIIHFQLPQTLEDYVQQIGRAGRDLQFSRCIALVHSDDFPQMRRKIERSYEVDDEEETELHQNIKEIAKTFRWNNDQTSAFIKNQKSRKLKQIGQIEEFANTTLCKEQYLAHFFGEKRKASCGKCSSCRHLDLFLMEITSKWNEVENSKNSFEESFKKLFNL, encoded by the coding sequence ATGGATCCAATATTGAATCGATTCGGATATGATGCGTTTAGAGAAGGCCAGAAAGAAATCATTACGGCTCTTGAAGAAGGGCATGATGCGATTGCGATTTTACCAACAGGAAATGGAAAATCATTTATTTATCAATATATCGGTATCAAAGAAAACTGTAGAGTCGTTATCGTGTCTCCTCTGATTGCGTTAATGGTCGACCAAGTAGCTAGTTTAAAACAGATGGGGATTCATAAAGCCGTGGCCATTACTTCCCTTATGACTGAAGCAGAGAAAAATTATATTTTAAATACGTTAAAGGAGTATCAATTTATTTTTGTTTCTCCAGAGATGTTACAAGCCCCCAGATTCTTTAAGCAATTATCAAAACTTGAAATTGGATTACTCGTTGTCGATGAGGCGCATTGTATATCGCAGTGGGGGTATGACTTTAGAAGCGATTACCTATTTATTGGTAAGATGAGAAAAAGTTTAGGAAGTCCTCGAACGTTAGCGCTAACTGCGACAGCGACGACTCAAGTGATTCATGATATTTATACATTTTTAGGATTAAATAAAGAGGAGACGACTTATTTCCAAGGACATGCCTTCTTGAAGAATCGTGAAATTGATGTTATTTCGGTTGAAGGCCTTCGTAGTAAGATGCTTTCTGAATTGTTGAAGCGTGTGGAATATCCTTGTATCGTGTATGCCTCAACGATTAAAGAGATTGAAGGGTTAAAAGGATCACTCCAAGAGGAAGGATTTACAAAAATTGATACCTTTCACTCTAAGAGACATAGTAGTGACCGTCAAACGATTCAGCAGAAATTTTTTAGAGGAGAAATCAACATTCTATTAGCAACAAGTGCATTTGGAATGGGGATTAATCAGTCTAATATTCGTACGATTATCCATTTTCAACTTCCACAGACACTTGAAGATTATGTGCAACAAATTGGTCGAGCTGGAAGAGACTTGCAATTTAGTCGTTGTATCGCCTTGGTTCATTCAGACGATTTTCCCCAAATGAGACGTAAGATTGAACGCTCCTATGAAGTAGATGATGAGGAAGAGACGGAACTTCATCAAAATATCAAAGAGATTGCGAAAACGTTTCGTTGGAATAATGATCAAACGAGTGCATTTATAAAGAACCAGAAATCGCGTAAATTAAAGCAAATAGGGCAGATTGAAGAATTTGCAAATACCACCTTGTGCAAAGAACAATATCTAGCTCATTTTTTCGGTGAAAAAAGGAAAGCTTCGTGTGGAAAGTGTAGTAGTTGTAGGCATCTTGATTTGTTTTTAATGGAGATTACTTCTAAGTGGAATGAAGTGGAAAATTCAAAAAATTCCTTTGAAGAGAGCTTTAAAAAATTGTTTAATCTCTGA
- a CDS encoding pseudouridine synthase, with product MERLQKVMAHAGVASRRKCEAFIQEGRVKVNGEVVRELGFKVGANDKIEVDGIPIYKEEPVYFMFYKPKGVLSSASDDKGRTVVTDYFKDVEQRVYPVGRLDYDTTGLLLLTNDGEFSNLMTHPKHHVEKKYIAKVKGIPTPRQMRQLERGIVLDGKKTSNAIAQILSVDTDKGTGIVALTIHEGWNHQVKRMFEAVELPVMKLKREEFGFLTLENLRPGDYRELRSFEVQKLRKLALDEK from the coding sequence GTGGAAAGATTACAAAAAGTAATGGCACACGCAGGTGTGGCATCCCGCAGAAAATGTGAGGCATTTATTCAAGAAGGCCGCGTTAAGGTCAACGGTGAAGTCGTTAGAGAACTAGGCTTTAAAGTTGGTGCCAATGATAAAATTGAGGTAGACGGTATTCCAATTTACAAGGAAGAACCTGTATATTTTATGTTTTATAAACCCAAAGGAGTGCTTTCAAGTGCCAGTGATGATAAGGGAAGAACCGTTGTCACTGATTATTTTAAAGATGTAGAACAACGCGTGTATCCAGTGGGACGTTTGGACTACGATACGACAGGACTTCTTTTATTAACCAACGATGGTGAGTTTTCAAACTTGATGACTCATCCAAAGCATCACGTGGAAAAGAAATATATTGCAAAAGTTAAAGGAATTCCAACACCTCGTCAAATGCGTCAATTGGAACGCGGAATTGTTTTAGATGGTAAGAAAACGTCAAACGCAATAGCTCAAATTTTATCAGTTGATACAGATAAAGGAACAGGGATTGTCGCTTTAACGATTCACGAAGGATGGAATCATCAAGTGAAGCGTATGTTTGAAGCAGTGGAATTACCTGTTATGAAATTAAAACGTGAAGAGTTTGGATTTTTAACGTTGGAAAACTTACGCCCTGGAGACTATCGTGAATTACGCTCATTTGAAGTACAGAAACTAAGAAAGCTCGCTTTAGACGAAAAATAG
- a CDS encoding ferredoxin: MDKKSSLSKIYTKVDCDSCIACGICQLRAPEIFEYDAEGIAFVKQDNNTGTVPLPEDTLEKFKDAYTACPTGAIKRKNRPFTEE, from the coding sequence ATGGATAAAAAATCCTCTCTTTCAAAAATTTATACAAAAGTTGACTGCGACTCATGTATCGCCTGTGGAATCTGTCAACTACGTGCTCCTGAAATCTTCGAGTACGATGCGGAAGGGATTGCCTTTGTAAAACAAGACAACAATACCGGAACAGTTCCACTACCAGAAGATACGCTGGAAAAGTTCAAAGATGCTTATACAGCCTGTCCAACTGGTGCCATTAAACGAAAAAACAGACCCTTTACAGAAGAATAA
- a CDS encoding SAG1386/EF1546 family surface-associated protein, with amino-acid sequence MSDNFNNEDLNKNEEQPWERKFGEDENLKNRQFSRSARNSGGKAVAPLSNVLLFVFLIVIVAPVLFMWWFSIVNSSNQVKPRTADDVMLTKTVETTTVAPETTVAPTTKQEATTAAPEATTTAPRQAETTQQTPTTAAQQNGNYGTYVVKQGDTLYRIAVNHGMDVATLKQINGLSGDNIAPGTTLKVKQ; translated from the coding sequence ATGAGTGATAACTTTAATAATGAAGACTTAAATAAAAATGAAGAACAACCATGGGAAAGAAAATTTGGTGAAGATGAAAATTTAAAAAATCGTCAATTTTCTCGTAGTGCTAGAAACTCAGGTGGAAAAGCAGTAGCTCCTTTATCAAATGTACTATTATTTGTATTCCTAATTGTAATTGTTGCACCAGTATTATTTATGTGGTGGTTCTCGATTGTTAATAGCAGTAATCAAGTGAAACCTAGAACTGCTGATGATGTAATGCTTACTAAAACGGTTGAAACAACGACAGTAGCACCAGAAACAACAGTTGCACCAACTACAAAGCAAGAAGCAACAACAGCAGCTCCTGAAGCGACTACGACAGCTCCTAGACAAGCCGAAACAACACAACAAACGCCTACAACAGCAGCGCAACAAAATGGAAATTACGGAACTTATGTTGTTAAACAAGGAGATACTTTATACCGTATTGCTGTAAATCATGGGATGGATGTTGCTACATTAAAACAAATTAATGGTTTATCAGGAGATAATATAGCTCCAGGAACTACTTTAAAAGTTAAACAATAA
- a CDS encoding helix-turn-helix domain-containing protein: protein MSQYSFYQIWILHAIKSYGVVPLNRLYRILTGNRTMSTLIGVTEDKTEVFFASLPHLKEEYFHQLVDGFFREGMVSENESGLVLLKEIPEFSLVTNGRHAVNYLMHPYSFVQLRDVTRLWVEWISYNRYEETRYRPLIQNVWLQQLFKRWYKEKKENITSVWFSSIVDEFHDWANKQDESVKGHWVGLFNGAKSTAALEDELVSLWGFTTVEDCEPLSRLVLMKWVSDVFEEPENFPIAYGWFSIMVEWISHETSSVQETVRLFCKGMKRTEIAHLRKLKESTINDHLLKYVLLTKEALYERVEETKAAVAYKSLFENGQYPRYKEAKDQFEAAGKKLDFFLFRYYQIKALKERK from the coding sequence ATGAGTCAGTACTCCTTTTATCAAATTTGGATATTACATGCGATCAAGTCGTATGGTGTGGTTCCGTTAAATCGATTATATCGTATTTTAACGGGAAATCGTACCATGTCGACTTTAATTGGCGTGACAGAAGATAAAACTGAAGTATTTTTTGCTAGTTTACCTCATTTAAAAGAAGAGTACTTTCATCAATTAGTAGATGGATTCTTTCGTGAAGGAATGGTTAGCGAAAATGAATCAGGTTTAGTGCTACTGAAAGAGATTCCAGAATTTTCTCTTGTGACAAATGGAAGACATGCTGTCAATTATTTGATGCATCCATACTCATTTGTGCAATTACGAGATGTCACAAGACTCTGGGTCGAATGGATTAGTTACAACCGCTACGAAGAAACACGATATCGTCCTCTCATTCAAAATGTATGGTTACAGCAATTATTTAAGAGGTGGTATAAAGAAAAAAAAGAGAACATTACGTCCGTTTGGTTTAGTAGTATTGTAGATGAATTCCATGACTGGGCTAATAAGCAAGATGAATCTGTGAAAGGACATTGGGTAGGGCTTTTTAATGGAGCTAAGTCGACAGCGGCTCTAGAAGACGAGCTTGTTTCGTTATGGGGATTTACCACGGTTGAAGACTGTGAACCTCTTTCGAGATTAGTCTTAATGAAATGGGTGAGCGATGTCTTTGAGGAACCTGAAAATTTTCCAATTGCTTATGGATGGTTTTCTATAATGGTTGAATGGATTTCTCATGAAACGAGTTCCGTTCAAGAAACAGTTCGTCTGTTTTGTAAAGGAATGAAACGCACAGAAATTGCCCACCTTCGTAAGCTTAAAGAGAGCACGATTAACGACCATCTCTTAAAGTATGTGTTACTTACAAAAGAGGCATTATATGAACGCGTTGAAGAAACGAAGGCTGCCGTGGCTTATAAATCCCTCTTTGAAAATGGACAATATCCTAGGTATAAAGAGGCTAAAGACCAATTTGAAGCAGCAGGGAAAAAACTAGATTTCTTCTTATTCAGATACTATCAAATTAAAGCCTTAAAGGAGCGTAAATGA
- the rpsA gene encoding 30S ribosomal protein S1, giving the protein MSELQTMQDALDIVKDIQIGDLVQGEVLTLQDKQAIVGIIGGGVEGVIPFNELSTSPVERVEDVLSVGDVVDLVVIKQIKDKENGSFLLSKKRVDARKVWEEIQAKFDNKKIIEAPVVDAVKGGLVVDAGVRAFVPASMVSDHYVDNLAQFKGQTLAFEIVEIEPSENRLILSRKNLVAAEKAAKRAAVFESIQEGSVVTGKVARLTNFGAFIDLGGVDGLVHISQISHEHVAKASDKLEVGQEVQAKVISVDPESGRVSLSIKDTLAGPWDNIEERAAVGSVLDGLVKRLTTFGAFVELFPGVEGLVHISQIAHQHIATPHEVLKEGQEVQVKVLEVHPEQQRISLSIKALQEAPKPEKEEVEEVVEETYELPEEDVSFSLADRLGNQLSELKVEE; this is encoded by the coding sequence ATGTCAGAATTACAAACAATGCAAGATGCGCTAGATATCGTTAAAGATATTCAAATCGGAGATTTAGTACAAGGTGAAGTATTAACTCTACAAGATAAACAAGCCATCGTCGGAATTATCGGTGGAGGTGTTGAAGGGGTTATTCCTTTCAATGAATTATCAACATCACCAGTGGAACGTGTAGAAGACGTTTTATCAGTAGGAGATGTTGTTGATTTAGTAGTCATCAAACAAATCAAAGATAAAGAAAATGGAAGTTTCTTACTTTCTAAAAAACGTGTAGATGCACGTAAAGTTTGGGAAGAAATTCAAGCTAAATTTGATAATAAAAAAATTATCGAAGCTCCAGTTGTGGATGCTGTTAAAGGTGGTTTAGTAGTAGATGCAGGAGTTCGTGCTTTCGTACCAGCTTCTATGGTATCAGACCACTATGTTGATAACTTAGCTCAATTCAAAGGCCAAACATTAGCTTTTGAAATCGTTGAAATCGAACCAAGCGAAAATCGTTTAATCTTATCACGTAAAAACTTAGTTGCAGCTGAAAAAGCAGCTAAGCGTGCAGCTGTATTTGAATCAATTCAAGAAGGTTCTGTAGTGACTGGTAAAGTTGCTCGATTAACAAACTTCGGTGCGTTTATCGACTTAGGTGGAGTGGACGGATTAGTTCATATTTCACAAATCTCTCATGAACATGTTGCAAAAGCAAGCGACAAATTAGAAGTTGGCCAAGAAGTTCAAGCAAAAGTTATTTCTGTAGATCCTGAAAGCGGACGTGTATCATTATCAATCAAAGATACATTAGCAGGACCATGGGATAACATTGAAGAACGTGCAGCAGTTGGTTCAGTATTAGATGGTTTAGTAAAACGTCTAACTACTTTCGGAGCATTTGTTGAATTATTCCCTGGAGTAGAAGGATTAGTACACATCTCTCAAATCGCTCACCAACATATTGCGACACCGCACGAAGTTCTTAAAGAAGGTCAAGAAGTTCAAGTGAAAGTTCTTGAAGTTCATCCAGAACAACAACGTATTTCTTTAAGTATTAAAGCTTTACAAGAAGCTCCAAAACCTGAAAAAGAAGAAGTTGAAGAAGTGGTTGAAGAAACCTACGAATTACCTGAAGAAGATGTTTCATTCTCTTTAGCAGATCGTTTAGGTAATCAACTTTCTGAACTTAAAGTTGAAGAATAA
- a CDS encoding YpiB family protein gives MFNPSLETKKKFISWFISNHSLKRRESLWILNYLLNHELLLKQIHFVEHVESTPKGMLFSTIKPAQESFLFFKEGTSFDNPEVAFHDMRLHWKEDCFVELDFPNAYKSMVSFGVLEKNPYFISELDEIDSVTEELQIIQKEVQISQLKLEINEALEKMDSELFMQLTNRLKELENE, from the coding sequence ATGTTTAACCCAAGTTTAGAAACCAAGAAAAAGTTTATTTCGTGGTTTATTTCGAACCATTCTTTAAAAAGAAGAGAATCCCTTTGGATTTTGAATTATCTTTTAAACCATGAATTATTATTGAAACAAATTCATTTTGTTGAACATGTAGAATCAACTCCAAAAGGAATGTTGTTTTCAACGATTAAACCTGCTCAAGAATCCTTCTTATTTTTTAAAGAAGGGACCTCTTTTGATAATCCAGAAGTTGCTTTTCATGATATGCGTCTTCATTGGAAAGAAGATTGTTTCGTTGAACTTGATTTTCCAAACGCATATAAAAGTATGGTAAGTTTTGGTGTTTTAGAAAAGAATCCGTATTTCATTTCAGAACTTGATGAAATAGATTCTGTAACAGAAGAACTACAAATCATTCAAAAGGAAGTTCAAATCTCGCAGTTAAAACTAGAAATCAATGAAGCACTTGAAAAAATGGACTCAGAACTCTTTATGCAATTAACAAATCGATTAAAGGAGTTAGAAAATGAATAA
- the der gene encoding ribosome biogenesis GTPase Der yields the protein MSTPVIAVVGRPNVGKSTIFNRIVGERISIVEDIAGVTRDRIYSEGEWLGHSFNIIDTGGIDITDEPFMSNIRMQAEIAMEEADVIIFLTSVKEGVTTTDEHIAKLLYRTNKPVLLAVNKVDNPELRSEIFDFYALGFGEPFPISGSHGLGLGDLLDAAVKAFPEDKGDEEDKDVIKFSFIGRPNVGKSSLVNAMLGEERVIVSNVAGTTRDAIDTTFEDEEGTVFKMIDTAGIRKKGRVFESTEKYSVLRALRAIERSDIVCVVLNAEEGIQEQDKKIAGYAHEAGKGVVILVNKWDTLEKDNSTYKEFEDKIRQEFLYLSYAPIIFVSAKTKQRLSKIPPILKEIHEVRSRRISSSVLNDVLMDAIAMNPTPTDKGNRLKIYYMTQVANQPPTFVTFVNDVELMHFSYERFLENRIRSAFGFEGTPIHMITRQRK from the coding sequence ATGTCAACACCAGTTATTGCCGTTGTAGGAAGACCAAATGTTGGGAAGTCTACAATTTTTAACCGTATTGTCGGAGAACGTATCTCTATCGTAGAAGATATCGCCGGAGTCACTCGTGACCGTATCTATTCTGAAGGTGAGTGGTTAGGGCACTCATTTAATATTATTGATACAGGTGGAATTGACATTACGGATGAACCGTTTATGTCAAACATCCGTATGCAAGCAGAAATTGCGATGGAAGAGGCAGATGTGATTATCTTTCTTACAAGTGTAAAAGAGGGCGTGACAACGACTGACGAACACATTGCAAAATTACTCTATCGTACAAATAAACCAGTTTTACTTGCTGTTAATAAAGTGGATAACCCAGAATTACGTTCAGAAATTTTTGATTTCTATGCGTTAGGATTCGGCGAACCATTTCCAATCTCAGGAAGTCATGGTTTAGGTCTTGGTGATTTATTAGATGCAGCTGTTAAAGCTTTCCCTGAAGATAAAGGAGACGAAGAGGATAAAGATGTGATTAAGTTTAGTTTCATCGGACGTCCAAACGTAGGGAAATCGAGTTTAGTGAATGCGATGCTTGGTGAAGAACGTGTAATTGTATCGAATGTTGCAGGAACGACTCGTGATGCCATCGATACAACTTTTGAAGACGAAGAAGGTACTGTCTTCAAGATGATTGATACTGCCGGTATTCGTAAGAAAGGTCGTGTCTTTGAATCCACTGAAAAATATAGTGTTCTTCGTGCCTTAAGAGCGATTGAACGAAGCGATATTGTTTGTGTGGTCTTGAATGCCGAAGAAGGAATTCAAGAACAAGATAAGAAGATTGCGGGATACGCTCATGAAGCCGGTAAAGGTGTCGTTATTTTAGTGAATAAATGGGATACTCTTGAAAAAGATAATTCAACGTATAAAGAGTTTGAGGACAAGATTCGTCAAGAATTCCTATATTTATCATACGCTCCGATTATCTTTGTATCTGCAAAAACGAAACAACGTCTCTCAAAAATCCCACCAATCCTAAAAGAGATTCATGAAGTTCGTTCACGTCGAATTTCATCTTCAGTGCTGAACGATGTATTGATGGATGCTATTGCCATGAACCCAACTCCAACGGATAAAGGAAACAGATTGAAAATTTACTATATGACACAAGTAGCGAATCAACCACCTACGTTTGTTACTTTTGTTAACGATGTAGAATTGATGCATTTTTCATACGAGCGGTTCTTAGAAAATAGAATTCGTTCTGCTTTCGGTTTTGAAGGGACTCCAATCCATATGATTACCCGTCAAAGAAAGTAA
- the cmk gene encoding (d)CMP kinase, translated as MQVAIDGPASSGKSTISKLIAKETNFLYLDTGAMYRATTLAFLRNNIAVVDAEAIKELLENLVISFRNTDEGQLVFLNGEDVTHEIRDLEVTRNVSEVSAIKSVRVKLVQMQREIAENHSIIMDGRDIGTVVLPNADLKIFLVASVKERALRRFKENQEKGIELSLEKLEEEIAHRDYLDSTRKESPLKKADDAIEIDTTSLSIQEVVSKITNLIQEKLTN; from the coding sequence ATGCAAGTTGCAATTGATGGACCAGCTTCATCTGGAAAAAGTACGATTTCAAAATTGATTGCTAAAGAAACGAATTTTCTATATTTAGATACAGGTGCGATGTATCGTGCAACAACATTGGCTTTTCTAAGAAATAATATTGCAGTAGTGGATGCTGAAGCAATCAAAGAGTTATTAGAGAATTTAGTAATTAGTTTTAGAAATACGGATGAAGGCCAACTCGTTTTCTTAAATGGGGAAGATGTTACACATGAAATCCGTGATCTTGAAGTGACACGAAATGTCTCTGAAGTTTCAGCGATTAAATCAGTAAGAGTAAAACTTGTTCAAATGCAAAGGGAAATTGCAGAAAATCACTCCATCATTATGGATGGCCGGGATATTGGAACTGTAGTACTTCCAAATGCTGATTTGAAAATTTTCTTAGTAGCTTCAGTTAAAGAACGTGCATTACGCCGTTTTAAAGAAAACCAAGAGAAAGGTATTGAGTTATCTCTTGAAAAATTAGAAGAAGAAATTGCTCACCGTGACTATTTAGACAGTACTCGCAAAGAGTCTCCTTTGAAAAAAGCGGATGATGCAATTGAAATCGATACAACAAGCCTATCAATTCAAGAAGTTGTTTCTAAAATCACGAATCTTATCCAAGAAAAGTTAACGAATTAA
- a CDS encoding CCA tRNA nucleotidyltransferase, with protein sequence MNKFNRKIDILSVPLFVAALPVLQTLKKAGHEAVFVGGSVRDLVLGKEISDVDIATSATPEEVKSLFSHTVDVGIEHGTVLVIYHQDSYEVTTFRTEGTYQDFRHPDSVTFVRSLEEDLMRRDFTINALAINDQEEIVDYFDGLKDLENSIIRCVGNPMERFNEDALRMMRAIRFAGQLGFTIESKTFNAIRVLKSNLERVAVERMKVEFEKMIVSLHRSNAFLAFIESDLYQSCPDFTNSRETLKKIGEFPVSSMSILQAWVLFAYYNQLSVSELKKVLKNWKSSNEQISETLIGYQTFLKRLDKEWDSFMAYECTERIAIEIEGLLPGLGRTENHNILTQVYKTLPIHSMQDIQIDGFGVKEALKLEKMGPKIGKVLQAVEKAILSNKLKNENHEIVDWIRNHFLEN encoded by the coding sequence ATGAATAAATTTAATCGAAAAATTGACATTCTATCGGTTCCACTTTTTGTTGCAGCTTTACCTGTTTTACAAACCTTAAAGAAGGCTGGACATGAAGCAGTATTTGTTGGAGGGTCCGTTCGAGATTTAGTGTTGGGTAAAGAGATTTCTGATGTAGATATAGCAACAAGTGCCACACCAGAAGAAGTGAAATCTTTATTTTCCCATACGGTAGATGTAGGTATTGAACATGGTACAGTACTAGTCATTTATCATCAAGATAGTTATGAGGTTACCACCTTTAGAACGGAAGGGACTTATCAAGATTTTAGACATCCGGATTCTGTTACCTTTGTTAGAAGTCTTGAAGAAGATTTAATGAGACGGGACTTTACCATTAATGCATTAGCTATTAATGATCAAGAAGAAATTGTCGATTATTTTGATGGACTTAAAGACTTGGAAAACTCTATCATTCGATGTGTTGGAAATCCTATGGAGCGTTTTAATGAGGATGCGCTTCGAATGATGAGAGCTATAAGATTTGCAGGTCAATTAGGTTTTACAATAGAATCGAAGACGTTTAATGCCATTCGTGTTCTGAAAAGTAATTTAGAACGTGTTGCGGTGGAGCGAATGAAGGTAGAATTTGAGAAAATGATTGTTAGTTTGCATCGTAGCAATGCGTTTCTTGCATTTATCGAATCGGATTTGTATCAATCATGTCCAGATTTTACAAATTCTAGAGAAACATTGAAAAAAATTGGAGAGTTTCCAGTAAGTTCTATGTCGATTCTTCAAGCGTGGGTTTTATTTGCGTATTATAATCAATTAAGTGTTTCCGAGCTAAAAAAAGTATTAAAAAATTGGAAATCTTCAAATGAGCAAATTTCTGAGACGTTGATAGGATATCAAACGTTTCTTAAGCGTTTAGATAAAGAGTGGGATTCATTCATGGCATACGAATGTACAGAAAGGATTGCTATTGAAATTGAAGGATTACTCCCTGGACTTGGTAGAACTGAAAATCATAATATCTTAACTCAAGTGTATAAAACTTTACCTATTCATTCTATGCAAGATATTCAGATAGATGGATTTGGTGTAAAAGAAGCATTAAAGCTTGAAAAAATGGGGCCAAAGATAGGGAAAGTTCTTCAAGCAGTTGAGAAGGCCATACTCTCTAATAAATTAAAAAATGAAAACCATGAAATTGTTGATTGGATAAGGAACCATTTTCTCGAAAATTAA